Proteins encoded by one window of Gouania willdenowi chromosome 4, fGouWil2.1, whole genome shotgun sequence:
- the ivns1abpa gene encoding influenza virus NS1A-binding protein homolog A, producing the protein MIPNGYLVFEDESFLDSTVAKMNALRKSGQFCDVRLQVCGHELMAHRAVLACCSPYLFEIFSSDIEPHGVSHVTFEDLDPEAVEILLTYAYTAQLKADKELVKEVYSAAKRFKMERVKQICGDYLLSKMDSQNAISFRNFASSMGDGRVLAKVDAFIQDHILEVSEQEDFLKLPRLKLEVMLEDNLTLPSNGRLYSKVLNWVQRSLWENGDQLERLMEEVQTLYYSADHKLVDGGLVIEGHCEVFGGEEDHLQFVQKKPVRESNQRQMSCSSSGSLSPSNQAANSTKHTARREWKYIASEKTTKNIYLCLAVLDGVLCVIFLHGRSSPQTSPSATPCLMKSLSFEAQPEMREEQPLSPMHYARSGLGTAALNGRLIAAGGYNREECLRTVECYDPKEDSWTFIAPMRTPRARFQMAALMGQLYVIGGSNGHSDELSCGEMYNPRTDDWVQVPELRTNRCNAGVCSLNDKLYVVGGSDPCGQKGLKNCDSFDPITKTWSNCASLNIRRHQSAVCELDGFMYVIGGAESWNCLNTVERYNPENNTWTVIAPMNVARRGAAVAVHAGKMFVVGGFDGSHALRCVEVYDPARNEWRMLGSMTSSRSNAGVAILGETIYAVGGFDGNEFLNTVEVYNPETDEWNNCSKSPPLSE; encoded by the exons ATGATTCCAAACGGTTATTTGGTCTTTGAGGATGAGAGTTTCTTGGATTCCACCGTGGCCAAGATGAATGCTCTAAGGAAGAGCGGCCAGTTCTGTGACGTCAGACTGCAG GTGTGCGGTCATGAGCTGATGGCTCACCGTGCTGTCCTGGCCTGCTGCAGTCCGTACCTCTTTGAAATTTTCAGCAGCGACATTGAGCCTCATGGAGTCTCACATGTTACTTTTGAGGACTTGGACCCAGAGGCTGTGGAGATCTTGCTCACCTATGCCTACACTGCCCA GCTGAAGGCAGACAAGGAGTTGGTGAAGGAAGTTTACTCTGCAGCCAAACGGTTCAAAATGGAGCGAGTTAAACAG ATCTGTGGTGACTACCTGCTGTCCAAAATGGATTCCCAGAATGCAATCTCATTTCGAAACTTTGCCAGCTCTATGGGAGATGGCAGAGTTTTGGCCAAGGTGGATGCCTTCATCCAAGATCATATCCTGGAAGTCTCCGAACAGGAAGACTTCCTTAAACTTCCCCGTCTCAAG TTAGAAGTAATGCTAGAAGACAACCTGACTCTGCCGAGTAACGGCAGGCTCTACTCTAAGGTGCTCAACTGGGTGCAACGAAGCCTTTGGGAGAATGGAGACCAACTGGAACGGCTAATGGAGGAG GTACAAACGCTGTACTACTCAGCTGACCATAAGCTGGTGGATGGAGGGCTGGTGATTGAGGGGCACTGTGAGGTGTTTGGTGGCGAGGAGGACCACCTTCAGTTTGTGCAG AAGAAGCCTGTGCGTGAGAGCAACCAGAGACAGATGAGCTGCAGCTCCTCAGGAAGTCTGTCGCCCTCCAACCAAGCAGCTAACTCCACAAAACACACGGCCAGGAGAGAGTGGAAGTACATCGCCTCTGAGAAGACCACAA AAAACATCTACCTGTGTCTGGCCGTGCTGGACGGTGTGCTGTGTGTGATCTTCCTGCACGGCCGCAGCAGCCCACAGACGTCTCCCTCTGCCACACCCTGCCTGATGAAAAGCCTCAGCTTCGAGGCCCAGCCCGAGATGAGGGAGGAGCAGCCGCTCTCCCCCATGCACTATGCTCGCTCCGGCCTGGGCACCGCCGCTCTGAACGGAAGACTCATCGCAGCAG GAGGGTACAACAGAGAGGAGTGTCTGAGGACTGTGGAGTGCTATGATCCCAAAGAGGACAGCTGGACCTTCATCGCACCCATGCGGACTCCACGGGCTCGGTTCCAGATGGCCGCGCTCATG GGTCAGCTGTATGTGATTGGAGGTTCCAACGGTCACTCTGACGAGCTGAGCTGTGGGGAGATGTACAACCCTCGCACTGACGACTGGGTCCAAGTACCAGAGCTGAGAACCAACCGCTGCAATGCAG GCGTCTGCTCCTTGAACGACAAACTGTATGTTGTCGGAGGGTCAGACCCCTGTGGGCAGAAGGGCCTGAAGAACTGCGACTCTTTTGACCCCATCACCAAAACCTGGTCCAACTGTGCTTCCCTCAACATCA GGAGGCACCAGTCAGCAGTGTGTGAGTTGGATGGCTTCATGTACGTAATCGGAGGGGCGGAGTCGTGGAACTGCTTGAACACTGTGGAACGCTACAACCCTGAGAACAACACCTGGACTGTGATCGCCCCCATGAACGTGGCTCGTAGGGGCGCCGCTGTCGCCGTTCATGCTG GAAAAATGTTCGTTGTCGGTGGCTTCGACGGCTCCCACGCTCTGCGCTGTGTGGAGGTCTATGACCCCGCCCGTAACGAGTGGAGGATGCTGGGTAGCATGACGTCATCTCGGAGCAACGCTGGCGTGGCCATACTGGGCGAAACCATCTACGCGGTGGGCGGCTTCGACGGCAACGAGTTCCTGAACACGGTGGAGGTGTACAACCCAGAGACGGACGAGTGGAACAACTGCTCCAAGTCTCCGCCCCTGTCCgagtga